A single window of Melospiza georgiana isolate bMelGeo1 chromosome 6, bMelGeo1.pri, whole genome shotgun sequence DNA harbors:
- the CCDC32 gene encoding coiled-coil domain-containing protein 32, protein MRMIESVDSVVTRSSEDLWAEICSCLPHPEHKDAGDAFTDSFMDSYAEGSGSGGSSQPALKPWAPLKDSEVYLASLERRLMRIKGLSQEVTSKDMLRTLSQAKKECWDRFLQEKFEAECYVEGHDADESTLEHLKRWLQPDKVAISSEEVQCLIPPEPQPERPEAEEEPPAAEQ, encoded by the exons ATGAGGATGATCGAGAGCGTGGACTCCGTGGTGACCCGGTCCAGCGAGGACCTCTGGGCTGAGATCTGCTCCTGTCTGCCGCATCCCGAGCACAAGGACGCCGGCGATGCCTTCACAGACTCCTTCATGGATTCCTACGCCGAGGGCAGCGGATCGGGGGGCTCTTCCCAACCTGCCCTGaagccctgggcacccctgaaGGACTCAGAGGTGTATTTAGCATCCCTGG AGAGAAGACTGATGAGGATCAAAGGCCTGTCCCAGGAGGTGACCTCCAAGGACATGCTGCGCACGCTGTCCCAGGCCAAGAAGGAGTGCTGGGACAGGTTCCTGCAGGAGAAGTTTGAGGCAGAATGTTACGTGGAGGGCCACGATGCTGACGAGAG cacgcTGGAGCACCTGAAGCGCTGGCTGCAGCCGGACAAGGTGGCCATCAGCTCCGAGGAGGTGCAGTGCCTCATCCCGCCCGAGCCGCAGCCCGAGAGGCCCgaggcagaggaggagcctCCGGCTGCCGAGCAGTGA